A genomic window from Salvia splendens isolate huo1 chromosome 11, SspV2, whole genome shotgun sequence includes:
- the LOC121754427 gene encoding uncharacterized protein LOC121754427, with translation MKWGLIHVQHVVHNGMLKYHTMHNVVHIDEKWFFITKTTDRYYLLPDEEEPYRSCKSKRFITKVMFMCVVCRPYFGEDGDVIFDGKISIFSFTTKEQAQRKSKNRAKGTLETKPIPSVNNAVMRYCLIQKIIPTIKAKWPDNIRKEIFIQQDNARPHIKHDDAEFQSVANTDGFKFHIICQPANSPDCNVLDLGFFRAIQSIQDDKLARGVDDLLSNVQSSFEELSAQTLNKVFLTLQACLIDILKVEGGNGYKTPHINKDRLSRLGIIPHTLEVEDHDVKAAVAYLKQTENDAVTSYDISAICRAVGF, from the exons ATGAAATGGGGTCTCATTCATGTGCAGCATGTGGTGCACAATGGTATGCTCAAATACCACACAATGCACAATGTAGTGCACATTGATGAAAAATGGTTTTTCATCACTAAGACTACGGATAGATACTACCTGCTGCCAGATGAGGAAGAACCATATAGGTCATGTAAGTCAAAGCGGTTTATCACAAAGGTGATGTTTATGTGTGTTGTGTGCAGACCATACTTTGGAGAAGATGGAGATGTCATatttgatggaaaaataagCATCTTTTCATTCACAACAAAAGAACAAGCACAGAGAAAATCCAAGAACAGAGCAAAAGGCACCTTGGAGACAAAGCCAATTCCATCAGTGAACAATGCAGTCATGAGATATTGCCTTATTCAAAAG ATCATACCAACAATCAAGGCTAAATGGCCAGATAACATAAGAAAGGAGATATTCATACAACAAGATAATGCAAGACCCCACATAAAGCATGATGATGCAGAATTTCAGTCAGTTGCAAACACAGATGGGTTCAAATTCCATATCATTTGCCAACCAGCGAATTCCCCAGATTGTAATGTGTTGGATTTAGGTTTTTTCAGAGCAATCCAGTCTATACAAGATGACAAACTGGCTAGGGGAGTGGATGACTTGTTGAGTAATGTGCAAAGCTCTTTTGAAGAACTTAGTGCACAAACACTCAACAAAGTTTTTCTGACTCTTCAAGCTTGCTTAATAGATATTTTGAAAGTGGAAGGGGGAAATGGCTACAAAACTCCACACATAAACAAAGACAGGTTGTCAAGGCTGGGGATAATTCCACACACATTGGAGGTTGAAGACCATGATGTCAAGGCTGCAGTGGCATACCTCAAACAGACAGAAAATGATGCCGTCACATCATATGACATCTCAGCTATCTGTAGAGCTGTAGGCTTCTAA
- the LOC121753577 gene encoding uncharacterized protein At4g28440-like encodes MADQKKQFTKVNQLRPLDTGLNLTIKVISAKMIAQRGRSQGRFSECLVGDESGIIIFSARNDQVDMAKEGNTLVLSNAKVDMFKGSMRLAVDRTGRAEVVEAASFSVDESNNLSLIEFERIDVVV; translated from the exons ATGGCCGATCAGAAGAAGCAATTCACCAAGGTCAACCAGCTGCGCCCGTTGGATACTGGCCTCAATCTTACCATAAAGGTTATCAGTGCAAAGATGATAGCACAGAGAGGTCGGTCTCAAGGGCGTTTTTCCGAGTGCTTGGTAGGGGATGAATCAGGAATCATAATTTTTTCTGCGAGAAATGATCAAG TGGATATGGCAAAAGAGGGCAACACTCTCGTCCTCTCGAATGCAAAGGTCGACATGTTCAAGGGATCGATGAGGCTGGCCGTGGACCGTACTGGTCGTGCTGAAGTTGTGGAGGCTGCCAGCTTCTCTGTGGATGAGAGCAACAACCTGTCGCTGATCGAGTTCGAACGGATCGATGTCGTCGTCTGA